One window of the Zea mays cultivar B73 chromosome 3, Zm-B73-REFERENCE-NAM-5.0, whole genome shotgun sequence genome contains the following:
- the LOC100383591 gene encoding AP-4 complex subunit epsilon-like: protein MEQLRTIGRELAMGSQGGWGQSKEFLDLVKSIGEARSKAEEDRIIARELEHLKRRLADPDVPRRKMKELLLRLVYAEMLGHDASFGHIHAVKMTHDESLPLKRTGYLAVALFLDERHDLVILVVNTIQKDLRSDNYLVVCAALTAACRLIGEEAIPAVLPQVVELLAHPKEAVRKKAVMALHRFYQRSPSSVSHLVSNFRKRLCDNDPGVMGATLCPLYDLILEEPNSYKDLVVSFVNILKQVAERRLPTSYDYHQMPAPFIQIKLLKILAVLGSGDKQASGHMYTVLGDIFRKGDTASNIGNAILYECICCISFIFPNPKMLEAAAETTSKFLKSDSHNLKYMGIDALGRLIKINPDIAEEHQLAVIDCLEDPDDTLKRKTFELLYKMTKSTNVEVIVDRMIEYMINITDHHYKTEIASRCVELAEQFAPSNQWFIQTMNKVFEHAGDLVNIRVAHNLMRLIAEGFGEEDEGADSQLRSSAVDSYLRIVGEPKLPSSFLQIICWVLGEYGTADGKYSASYIIGKLCDVAEAHLTDDTVKAYAISAILKTFAFEITLGRKIDLLPECQTLVDELSASHSTDLQQRAYELQALLGLDKTAVESVMPADASCEDIEVDRSLSFLNSYVQQALENGASPYIPESERSGVISVGSYRSQEQQETSAHTLRFEAYEMPKPSLPLATSQTSMSTPPTDLVPVPEAGYYKEDNQTSMSQPPSDAISGEFGVKLRLDGVQKKWGRPTYSSSTPSSSISSQPTPNGASHSDGGGSSSQPRESSYGSKRQQGTEVSAEKQRLAASLFGSAAAKADRKAQASRKTAKDSPSTEKVATTNVTAQPVKEQVIPAAPPPDLLDLGDEPVSSSPPSADPFSQLEGLLGPASAAPVLSGTPATSTSKAPGLLSIFSDDVPTGVTSVSTDPTLGDVNSMGSRKGAAAVASMKGPSLQDALQKDAAARQVGVTPTVNNPNLFKDLLG, encoded by the exons ATGGAGCAGCTGCGGACGATCGGGCGGGAGCTGGCGATGGGGTCGCAGGGCGGGTGGGGGCAGTCCAAGGAGTTCCTCGACCTCGTCAAGTCCATCGGCGAGGCGCGCTCCAAGGCGGAGGAGGACCGCATCATCGCGCGCGAGCTTGAGCACCTCAAGCGCCGCCTCGCCGACCCCGACGTGCCACGCCGCAAGATGAAGGAGCTCCTCCTCCGCCTCGTCTACGCCGAGATGCTCGGCCACGACGCCTCCTTCGGCCACATCCACGCCGTTAAGATGACCCACGACGAGTCGCTCCCGCTCAAGCGGACCGGTTACCTCGCTGTCGCGCTCTTTCTCGACGAACGCCACGACCTCGTCATCCTCGTGGTCAACACCATCCAGAAGGACCTCAGGTCGGACAATTACCTCGTCGTCTGCGCAGCGCTCACCGCCGCGTGCCGCCTTATCGGTGAGGAGGCCATCCCTGCCGTGCTGCCCCAGGTTGTAGAGCTGCTCGCGCACCCCAAGGAGGCTGTGAGGAAGAAGGCCGTCATGGCACTACACCGGTTCTACCAGCGATCCCCCTCCTCCGTCTCCCACCTCGTCTCCAACTTCCGCAAG AGGCTCTGTGATAATGATCCAGGGGTGATGGGTGCAACTCTTTGCCCCCTCTATGACCTGATTTTGGAGGAACCAAATTCGTACAAGGATTTGGTTGTTAGTTTTGTTAACATCCTCAAACAAGTTGCAGAGAGGAGACTACCGACTTCCTATGATTACCACCAAATGCCCGCACCGTTTATTCAG ATAAAACTATTGAAGATACTTGCTGTACTTGGTAGTGGCGATAAACAAGCAAGTGGGCATATGTACACTGTATTGGGTGACATATTCAGGAAAGGTGACACTGCAAGCAACATTGGCAATGCTATACTGTATGAATGCATATGCTGTATTTCATTCATTTTCCCAAACCCTAAGATGCTAGAGGCTGCAGCTGAAACAACATCAAAGTTTCTGAAG AGTGATAGTCATAATCTTAAGTACATGGGTATTGATGCTCTTGGCCGGCTAATAAAAATAAACCCAGATATTGCAGAAGAGCACCAGCTAGCTGTCATTGATTGCCTAGAG GATCCAGATGACACTTTGAAGCGCAAGACCTTTGAGCTTCTTTATAAGATGACAAAATCAACAAATGTTGAAGTGATTGTTGATAGGATGATTGAATACATGATCAACATAACTGATCATCATTATAAGACAGAAATTGCATCACGTTGTGTTGAACTTGCAGAGCAATTTGCGCCTAGCAATCAGTGGTTCATCCAG ACCATGAACAAAGTCTTTGAGCATGCCGGAGATCTTGTCAACATCAGAGTGGCGCACAATCTGATGCGGCTAATTGCTGAAGGCTTTGGAGAGGAGGATGAAGGTGCTGACAGTCAGCTAAGATCATCGGCT GTGGATTCATATCTCCGCATTGTCGGAGAGCCAAAGCTTCCTTCTTCGTTTCTGCAG ATAATATGCTGGGTTTTGGGGGAATATGGAACAGCAGATGGAAAATATTCAGCTTCTTATATTATTGGGAAGTTGTGTGATGTGGCAGAGGCCCACCTCACTGATGACACTGTCAAG GCATATGCGATCTCAGCAATTCTGAAGACATTTGCGTTTGAAATCACTCTTGGAAGAAAGATCGATTTGCTGCCTGAG TGTCAAACATTGGTAGATGAATTGTCAGCTTCACATTCGACGGACTTGCAGCAACGGGCATACGAGCTACAGGCTTTACTAGGCTTGGACAAAACTGCTGTTGAAAGTGTTATGCCCGCAGATGCAAGCTGTGAAGACATTGAG GTCGACAGAAGCCTCTCATTTCTAAACAGTTATGTGCAGCAAGCCTTGGAAAATGGTGCGTCCCCTTACATTCCAGAGAGTGAACGCTCTGGTGTTATAAGTGTCGGCAGCTACAGAAGCCAAGAACAACAGGAAACATCTGCCCATACTCTTAGATTTGAGGCCTATGAGATGCCTAAACCTTCGTTGCCACTAGCAACTTCACAAACCAGCATGTCCACACCACCTACTGATCTGGTTCCAGTTCCAGAGGCAGGCTACTACAAGGAAGACAATCAAACATCAATGTCTCAACCACCAAGTGATGCAATTTCTGGTGAGTTTGGTGTCAAACTTCGCCTTGATGGTGTTCAAAAGAAATGGGGAAGGCCAACATATTCTTCTTCTACACCCTCAAGCTCGATCTCTAGTCAACCAACACCCAATGGGGCCTCTCATTCTGATGGGGGAGGGTCAAGTTCGCAACCACGGGAGTCATCATACGGTTCTAAGAGACAGCAGGGcacggaagtttcagcagaaaagCAACGGCTGGCTGCTTCACTTTTTGGTTCAGCAGCAGCTAAAGCTGATAGGAAAGCACAAGCTTCTCGAAAGACAGCAAAGGACAGTCCCTCAACTGAGAAAGTGGCTACCACTAATGTGACTGCCCAGCCTGTTAAGGAGCAAGTAATCcctgctgcaccaccgcctgatcTGCTGGATCTGGGTGATGAGCCTGTTTCATCGAGTCCACCGTCGGCTGACCCTTTCTCACAGCTAGAGGGGCTCCTTGGACCAGCATCGGCTGCCCCGGTGCTTTCTGGAACTCCGGCTACCAGCACTTCCAAAGCACCAGGCCTTCTGTCAATCTTCTCAGATGATGTACCAACCGGAGTGACTAGTGTGTCCACCGATCCCACTCTAGGTGATGTTAATTCGATGGGCTCCCGCAAAGGAGCAGCTGCAGTGGCTTCAATGAAGGGCCCGAGCCTCCAAGATGCCTTGCAAAAGGATGCGGCTGCACGACAAGTAGGAGTGACACCAACAGTGAACAACCCCAATCTTTTCAAGGACTTGCTAGGCTGA